The Pedobacter roseus genome contains a region encoding:
- the pheS gene encoding phenylalanine--tRNA ligase subunit alpha, with amino-acid sequence MLQDKITQYTEKINAFVTEKADELEQFRIKYLGSKGIIKEIFDEFKSVSVEEKRSLGKVLNEFKQLAESKYLTLKESTESIDTKSENSELDLTLPGEGFEIGSRHPLALVRREIVEIFAKLGFTVAEGPEIEDDWHNFSALNFPEEHPARDMQDTFFIKKGGEKGDIALRTHTSSVQVRMMEQGQPPFRAIMPGRVYRNEAISARAHCFFHQVEGLYVDENVSFADLKQTLFYFVQELYGEGTKVRFRPSYFPFTEPSAEMDISCTICKGAGCQFCKYSGWVEILGCGMVDPNVLENCGIDAKKYSGFAFGMGIERITNLKYEIKDLRLFSENDARFLKQFKSALI; translated from the coding sequence ATGTTACAGGACAAAATAACACAATATACCGAAAAAATTAATGCTTTCGTAACTGAAAAAGCAGACGAGTTAGAGCAATTCCGTATTAAATATTTAGGAAGTAAAGGCATCATAAAAGAGATTTTCGACGAATTCAAATCTGTTTCTGTTGAAGAAAAAAGGTCGTTAGGCAAGGTTTTAAACGAGTTTAAACAACTTGCCGAATCAAAATACCTGACTTTAAAAGAATCAACCGAAAGCATTGATACCAAAAGTGAAAATTCAGAACTGGATTTAACTTTACCAGGCGAGGGTTTTGAAATTGGTTCACGCCATCCTTTAGCTTTAGTACGCAGGGAAATTGTGGAGATTTTTGCCAAACTTGGTTTTACCGTAGCAGAAGGACCTGAAATTGAAGATGACTGGCATAACTTCTCTGCATTGAACTTCCCGGAAGAACATCCTGCAAGAGACATGCAAGATACCTTCTTCATTAAAAAAGGGGGCGAGAAAGGTGATATTGCTTTACGTACCCATACTTCATCGGTACAAGTGCGTATGATGGAGCAGGGTCAACCGCCATTCAGGGCGATTATGCCAGGCCGTGTTTACCGTAACGAAGCCATTTCGGCAAGGGCACATTGCTTTTTCCACCAGGTAGAAGGTTTATATGTGGATGAAAACGTTTCATTCGCCGATTTAAAACAAACCTTGTTCTACTTTGTACAGGAGTTATATGGAGAAGGTACCAAGGTGCGTTTCCGTCCTTCATATTTCCCTTTTACAGAACCATCGGCAGAGATGGATATTTCTTGTACCATTTGTAAAGGTGCCGGATGCCAGTTCTGCAAATATAGTGGTTGGGTAGAAATTTTGGGCTGTGGTATGGTAGATCCAAATGTTTTGGAAAACTGTGGCATCGATGCTAAAAAATATAGTGGTTTTGCTTTCGGAATGGGGATTGAGCGTATTACAAACCTTAAATATGAAATTAAGGATTTGCGTTTATTTTCTGAGAATGATGCACGTTTCTTAAAGCAATTTAAATCAGCTTTAATTTAA
- the carA gene encoding glutamine-hydrolyzing carbamoyl-phosphate synthase small subunit, producing the protein MTNYTKLPAILLLADGTVFYGKAAGKIGTTTGEICFNTGMTGYQEIFTDPSYFGQIMVTTNAHIGNYGIHKDEIESGSIKIAGLVCKNYNIVYSRKEATESIQDYFQNDNLVAISDIDTRALVRHIRDKGAMNAIISSEITDLEELKQKLAEVPSMEGLELSSKVSTTEPYFYGNPEASLKVAALDLGIKKNILRSFENRDIYVQVFPAKTPFAEMEKFSPDGYFISNGPGDPSVMPYAVETIKDILAEDKPLFGICLGHQLLAEANGIGTMKMFNGHRGLNHPVKNIIKNHCEVTSQNHGFGVIPDEVRNSDKVEITHVNLNDKSIEGIRVKGKKAFSVQYHPESSPGPHDSRYLFDDFVEVMKGELVW; encoded by the coding sequence ATTACTGGCCGATGGCACAGTTTTTTACGGCAAAGCGGCCGGAAAAATTGGAACCACTACTGGCGAAATTTGTTTTAATACCGGGATGACAGGTTACCAGGAAATTTTTACCGATCCAAGTTATTTTGGACAGATAATGGTTACTACCAACGCCCATATTGGGAACTACGGTATCCACAAAGATGAAATCGAATCAGGTTCGATCAAAATTGCCGGTTTAGTGTGTAAAAATTACAACATCGTTTATAGCCGTAAAGAAGCAACAGAATCTATCCAGGATTATTTCCAAAATGATAATTTAGTTGCCATTTCGGATATCGACACCCGCGCATTAGTTCGCCACATCAGGGATAAAGGCGCCATGAATGCCATTATTTCTTCAGAAATCACTGATTTAGAAGAATTGAAACAAAAACTGGCTGAAGTACCTTCAATGGAAGGCTTAGAACTTTCATCAAAAGTAAGTACAACAGAACCTTATTTCTATGGCAATCCTGAAGCGAGTTTAAAAGTAGCTGCTTTAGATTTAGGCATCAAGAAAAATATTTTGCGCAGTTTTGAAAACCGCGATATCTATGTTCAGGTTTTCCCGGCTAAAACTCCTTTTGCCGAAATGGAAAAATTCAGTCCGGATGGTTATTTTATTTCAAACGGCCCTGGCGATCCATCGGTAATGCCTTATGCGGTAGAAACCATTAAAGATATATTAGCAGAAGACAAACCATTGTTCGGTATCTGTTTAGGTCACCAGTTATTGGCCGAAGCAAACGGTATCGGCACCATGAAAATGTTCAATGGTCACCGCGGATTAAACCACCCGGTTAAAAACATCATTAAAAATCACTGTGAAGTTACTTCACAGAACCACGGTTTTGGTGTAATTCCTGATGAGGTGAGAAACTCTGATAAAGTAGAAATTACGCACGTTAACCTGAACGATAAATCAATCGAAGGTATCCGTGTTAAAGGCAAAAAAGCATTCTCGGTTCAATACCACCCTGAGTCTTCTCCAGGCCCACACGATTCACGTTACTTATTCGACGATTTTGTTGAAGTAATGAAAGGCGAGTTAGTTTGGTAG
- a CDS encoding TetR/AcrR family transcriptional regulator: MEAEKIKETVKKAAKELFRKYGYHKTSVNEIAKKARIAKATIYKYFESKEQVLDSILMDYLDQNLHEILNNKVSYASEEEHLKALVMKTSRLSFTACNEFIGWDFVRENANSQEFLKHLSDQLEALLLAAYLQLDNFKNNPARREGLAFLLKASKSIVFSFAFTSVSDSDVRKNFVSFQKEILPFLVKAAL, translated from the coding sequence ATGGAAGCTGAAAAAATAAAAGAAACAGTAAAAAAGGCTGCCAAAGAATTATTTAGAAAATACGGTTATCATAAAACCAGCGTAAACGAAATTGCAAAAAAGGCCCGCATTGCCAAAGCAACGATTTATAAATATTTTGAAAGTAAAGAGCAGGTATTGGATAGTATCCTGATGGATTATCTGGATCAGAACCTGCATGAGATTTTAAACAATAAGGTAAGTTACGCTTCAGAAGAAGAGCATTTAAAAGCCCTGGTGATGAAAACCAGCCGTTTATCATTTACGGCCTGTAACGAATTTATCGGCTGGGATTTTGTGCGCGAAAATGCAAACTCGCAGGAGTTTTTGAAACACTTATCTGATCAGCTTGAGGCTTTGTTATTGGCTGCTTACCTGCAATTGGATAACTTTAAGAACAATCCGGCCAGAAGGGAAGGATTGGCATTTTTACTTAAAGCCAGTAAAAGCATCGTATTTTCATTTGCATTTACTTCGGTAAGCGATTCAGATGTGCGTAAAAACTTCGTAAGCTTTCAGAAAGAGATATTGCCATTTTTGGTAAAAGCAGCGCTTTAA
- a CDS encoding XAC2610-related protein yields MKKLITFCSILLFALTSKAQFKFLANNSSNLYKAKIFVDKCESGTCDGKATIMIYDKATDREIDTFHSDGLEFGLTETQNAKLGWLELGKYQTPLIFGDFNFDGLEDLAIRNGNKGAYSSPSYDIYLAAADNKFLINNELTKLASENLGMFDVDKKLKQVSIHQKDGCCFDKTINYKFDPKKGLYEDSSVIEDSSIADYVTVITQKLVDGKMKRTVQKFKMKDYYNQ; encoded by the coding sequence ATGAAAAAATTGATCACCTTTTGCAGTATTTTATTGTTTGCCCTTACCTCAAAAGCGCAGTTTAAATTCCTCGCCAATAATAGCTCTAATCTATATAAGGCTAAAATTTTTGTCGATAAGTGCGAAAGCGGAACTTGCGATGGTAAAGCCACAATCATGATTTACGATAAGGCGACAGACCGTGAAATCGATACTTTTCATTCAGACGGTCTGGAGTTTGGCTTAACGGAAACACAAAATGCAAAACTGGGCTGGCTTGAATTAGGCAAATACCAAACGCCTTTAATTTTCGGTGATTTTAATTTCGACGGTCTTGAAGATCTTGCGATCAGAAATGGCAACAAAGGTGCTTATTCGAGCCCATCTTATGATATCTATCTGGCAGCAGCAGATAACAAGTTTCTAATAAACAACGAACTGACTAAACTTGCCAGCGAAAACTTAGGAATGTTTGACGTAGATAAAAAATTAAAGCAGGTATCAATCCACCAAAAGGACGGATGCTGTTTTGATAAGACGATAAACTATAAATTTGACCCTAAAAAAGGGCTTTACGAGGATTCATCTGTAATTGAAGATTCGAGCATTGCCGACTATGTTACCGTAATTACCCAAAAACTGGTTGATGGCAAAATGAAAAGAACCGTTCAAAAATTTAAGATGAAAGATTATTATAATCAATAG
- a CDS encoding Fic family protein, protein MWDFDLGDLEELQQQIDRLYDKKAKLENSRPLHNSALHRIKEGLTLEWTYNSNSIEGNTLSLKETQMVLQEGMTVKGKSLREHFEAYNHEKAIDYLYTLINKNYILRSIDILSLHGLVLRSIEDDYAGRLRNGGVRIVGANFTPPNANKVSDLLDQLITFINDNPLRLNDIVLSTIFHHKLVWIHPFFDGNGRTVRLAMNLLLMRKGFPPAIILKNDRKKYYEALNQANKGKYHKLCLLMLQALERSLNIYINALPNNTYGDYEPISHIVSEPDVPYGQEYVSLLARQGKIDAYKEGRDWLTTKSAVQSYIKTRKRKR, encoded by the coding sequence ATGTGGGATTTTGATTTAGGGGATTTAGAAGAACTACAACAACAAATAGATAGGTTGTACGATAAAAAGGCCAAATTGGAAAATTCGAGGCCCTTACACAATAGCGCCCTACACCGCATCAAAGAAGGCCTTACCCTCGAGTGGACTTACAATTCCAACAGTATAGAAGGAAACACCCTAAGCCTAAAGGAAACCCAGATGGTTTTACAGGAAGGCATGACGGTTAAAGGCAAATCGTTACGGGAGCATTTCGAAGCCTACAATCACGAAAAAGCAATCGATTACCTGTACACATTAATAAATAAAAACTACATATTAAGAAGCATTGATATCTTATCATTACACGGTTTGGTACTCCGGAGCATTGAAGATGATTACGCGGGCCGTTTAAGAAACGGTGGCGTACGTATTGTTGGCGCAAATTTTACGCCTCCTAATGCCAATAAGGTTTCTGATCTATTAGATCAGCTGATCACTTTTATTAACGATAATCCACTAAGGTTAAATGATATTGTATTGTCTACTATTTTCCACCATAAACTGGTTTGGATCCATCCTTTTTTTGATGGTAATGGCCGTACAGTCAGGTTGGCCATGAACCTACTGCTCATGCGGAAAGGCTTCCCTCCTGCTATTATCCTCAAAAATGACAGAAAGAAATACTACGAAGCACTTAACCAGGCCAATAAGGGTAAATACCATAAACTCTGTTTATTAATGCTGCAAGCTCTGGAGCGCTCGTTAAACATCTATATTAACGCATTACCTAACAATACTTACGGCGATTATGAACCAATCTCTCATATTGTTTCAGAACCCGATGTTCCTTATGGGCAGGAGTATGTGAGTTTATTGGCAAGGCAGGGCAAAATAGACGCCTACAAAGAAGGCAGGGATTGGCTTACTACAAAATCTGCAGTACAAAGCTACATTAAAACACGTAAGAGGAAACGTTAA
- a CDS encoding ABC transporter ATP-binding protein, which translates to METKKAIISVKDLVKKYDDFVAVQGLSFEVYENEIFGLLGPNGAGKTTTLEIIETLRDKTSGEIIVDGFSVDKQAHSIKQIIGVQLQAAGYYPNLNLVELIELFAGLYGANIKPMEMLEKVNLQDKAKAKYKALSGGQKQRFSIATTLINQPKIIFLDEPTTGLDPQARRNLWDLITEIRDAGTTVVITTHYMDEAEQLCDRVAFVERGQIIALDTPDNLIDKLVSSGFERKKEVKKANLEDVFINLTGQEWRE; encoded by the coding sequence ATGGAAACAAAGAAAGCCATTATCAGCGTTAAAGACCTGGTAAAAAAGTACGATGATTTTGTGGCCGTTCAGGGCTTAAGTTTTGAAGTTTACGAAAACGAGATTTTTGGTTTGCTTGGCCCAAATGGCGCCGGAAAAACCACCACACTCGAAATTATTGAAACTTTAAGAGATAAAACTTCAGGAGAAATTATTGTTGATGGCTTTTCGGTTGACAAACAGGCACACAGCATTAAACAGATTATCGGCGTGCAGTTACAAGCCGCTGGTTATTATCCAAATCTTAACCTGGTAGAACTGATCGAACTTTTTGCAGGTTTATATGGTGCCAACATCAAACCCATGGAAATGCTTGAAAAAGTAAATCTTCAGGACAAGGCCAAAGCAAAATACAAAGCACTTTCGGGCGGACAAAAACAGCGTTTTTCCATCGCTACCACCCTGATTAACCAACCCAAAATCATTTTTCTTGATGAACCTACTACAGGTTTGGATCCTCAGGCCCGTAGAAATCTTTGGGACCTGATTACCGAAATCCGTGATGCAGGTACAACCGTGGTGATTACCACTCATTATATGGACGAGGCTGAACAGCTCTGCGATCGCGTTGCTTTTGTAGAGCGCGGGCAGATCATCGCTTTGGATACTCCGGATAACCTGATTGATAAATTGGTAAGCAGTGGTTTTGAACGTAAAAAAGAAGTTAAAAAGGCTAATCTGGAAGATGTTTTCATTAACCTTACAGGCCAGGAATGGCGTGAATAG
- the kbl gene encoding glycine C-acetyltransferase: MYKTLQPVLQKELEEIENAGLFKRERIIITPQGADIKVSGGAEVINFCANNYLGLSSHPKVIEAAKKAIDDHGYGMSSVRFICGTQDVHKELEAKISKFLGTEDTILYAAAFDANGGVFEPLFNAEDAIISDELNHASIIDGVRLCKAQRFRYKNADMEDLEKQLIAAKDCRHRIIVTDGAFSMDGSVAPLDKIADLADKYEALIMIDESHCTGFIGKNGRGTHEHFNVMDRIDIITGTLGKALGGASGGFTSGKKEIVDMLRQRSRPYLFSNTLAPAIAGASIAVLDMLSETTALRDKLESNTKYFREKMTEAGFDIKPGFHPIVPVMLYDAKIAQQFAAKMLEEGIYVIGFFYPVVPQGKARIRVQLSAGHEQHHLDKAIAAFTKVGKELGVI; this comes from the coding sequence ATGTACAAAACATTACAACCAGTTCTTCAAAAAGAACTTGAAGAAATCGAAAACGCTGGATTATTTAAACGCGAAAGGATCATTATAACACCGCAGGGTGCCGACATTAAAGTGAGCGGTGGTGCTGAGGTAATCAACTTCTGTGCAAATAATTATTTAGGTCTCTCTTCTCACCCAAAAGTGATTGAAGCAGCTAAAAAAGCAATTGACGATCATGGCTATGGAATGTCTTCAGTGCGGTTTATCTGTGGTACGCAAGATGTACACAAAGAATTAGAAGCGAAAATTTCTAAATTTTTAGGTACTGAGGATACCATTTTATATGCAGCTGCATTTGATGCCAATGGAGGTGTTTTTGAACCATTGTTTAATGCTGAAGATGCGATTATTTCTGATGAGTTAAACCATGCATCTATTATTGATGGGGTGCGTTTGTGTAAAGCACAACGTTTCCGTTATAAAAATGCGGATATGGAGGATCTGGAAAAACAGCTGATTGCTGCCAAAGACTGCAGACATAGAATTATTGTTACCGATGGTGCTTTCTCTATGGATGGGTCTGTTGCTCCATTAGATAAAATTGCTGACCTGGCTGATAAATATGAAGCCTTGATTATGATCGATGAATCACATTGCACAGGTTTTATTGGTAAAAACGGTCGCGGCACACACGAGCATTTTAATGTAATGGATCGTATTGATATTATCACAGGTACTTTAGGTAAAGCTTTAGGTGGTGCATCTGGCGGTTTTACTTCTGGAAAGAAAGAAATTGTCGATATGTTACGTCAGCGTTCACGTCCATATTTATTCTCTAATACTTTAGCTCCGGCTATTGCAGGTGCGTCAATTGCAGTATTGGATATGTTGAGCGAAACTACCGCATTAAGAGATAAATTAGAAAGTAATACTAAATATTTCCGTGAGAAGATGACGGAGGCAGGTTTTGATATTAAACCAGGTTTCCACCCAATTGTTCCGGTAATGTTATATGATGCTAAAATTGCCCAGCAATTTGCTGCGAAAATGTTGGAAGAAGGCATTTACGTAATCGGTTTCTTTTATCCGGTAGTTCCACAGGGCAAAGCAAGGATCCGTGTACAGTTATCAGCCGGGCACGAGCAACATCACTTAGATAAAGCAATTGCGGCATTTACCAAAGTAGGTAAAGAATTGGGCGTAATTTAA
- a CDS encoding DUF5686 and carboxypeptidase regulatory-like domain-containing protein, with protein MIRICALLFFCGITNFVFAQHFTVTGIVKDTNGQPVPFASVYLKSTTTGTSANVDGKYSIKLKSGEHTLSFRAVGYKQQENIVNASADITLNVTLTAESYTLENVNIRANAEDPAYAIIRKAIKQRKTHLDEVKAFSCDVYIKGVQRLRGAPKKFFGRDIQKVLELDTNRKGIIYLSESQSKFNFRRPNDVHEEMISSKVAGRNNAFSFNKASDLIINFYDNYLLENKLSARGFISPIADNALFYYKYKLLGESKENGEIIHKIEVIPRRENDPVFRGIIYIVDDSWRIYNTDVYLTKNSGINFIDTLNISQQFTKVNEVYMPTSINFQFAGNVLGFKIAGYFVGIYSNYNLDPKFPNNFFNGEILKVTEMVNKKDSVYWKNNRPIPLTEDEKINYVKKDSVAKLKESKKYLDSLEKDNNKFGIGKLLLHGYSINDRYDKEYWSFDPVLRAIFYNTVEGFAIKYGVTYRKEFENRRSYSIRPELRYGFANQKLTGSLTGSYYYNPLKRASVGASFGNGIFDLNNLGSMTTLGNSINSLLYEKNFAKFYEKSFVNINTTRELASGLQGSVSVEYSRNKTLTNNSTFKIIDAKDREFTSNNPFSPAVETPLFPTYNSLSATASVTYTFGQKYITRPDGKFYTESKFPKITVLYKKGFNGVLNSDVDYDFVKLEVSQDRIGLGLWGYTSFLAGVGKFLNNKNMYYPDFKHFAGNISTIFPPNLRKFQYLDFYQFSTNQQYFEAHLEHNFAGFFMNKIPLLRKAKLEEFIGGGYLSSPEKRNYKEFYFGIQRLVLRASYGFAYDGATKLTQGFRISYGF; from the coding sequence ATGATAAGAATTTGCGCACTCCTATTTTTTTGCGGCATCACCAATTTTGTATTTGCACAACATTTTACAGTTACCGGCATAGTTAAAGATACAAACGGACAACCGGTTCCATTTGCATCAGTTTATTTAAAAAGCACTACTACAGGAACCTCTGCAAATGTTGACGGAAAATATTCCATCAAGCTAAAAAGCGGTGAGCATACCTTAAGTTTCAGGGCTGTAGGTTATAAACAGCAAGAGAATATTGTAAATGCATCAGCAGATATTACGCTTAATGTAACGCTAACGGCAGAAAGTTATACTTTAGAAAACGTAAACATCAGGGCAAATGCCGAAGATCCGGCTTATGCCATTATCCGTAAGGCCATTAAACAAAGAAAAACCCACTTAGATGAGGTTAAGGCTTTTAGTTGCGATGTTTATATTAAAGGCGTACAGCGTTTAAGGGGCGCACCTAAAAAGTTTTTTGGGCGGGATATCCAGAAAGTTTTAGAACTCGACACCAACCGTAAAGGCATTATTTATTTATCAGAATCGCAGAGCAAGTTTAATTTCAGAAGGCCTAATGATGTGCATGAAGAAATGATTTCATCAAAAGTTGCGGGCAGAAACAATGCTTTCAGTTTCAATAAAGCATCTGACCTGATTATCAATTTCTATGATAACTATCTGCTCGAAAACAAATTAAGTGCAAGAGGTTTTATTTCTCCAATTGCAGATAATGCCCTTTTTTATTATAAATACAAGTTACTTGGCGAAAGCAAAGAAAACGGAGAAATTATCCATAAGATAGAGGTAATCCCACGTCGTGAGAATGACCCGGTTTTTAGGGGGATTATTTACATCGTTGATGATAGCTGGAGAATTTACAATACCGATGTATACCTTACTAAAAACTCAGGCATCAATTTTATCGATACCTTAAACATCAGTCAACAATTTACAAAAGTGAATGAGGTGTATATGCCTACTTCTATTAATTTTCAGTTTGCAGGCAATGTACTGGGCTTTAAAATTGCCGGTTATTTTGTAGGTATTTACAGCAATTACAACCTCGACCCTAAGTTTCCGAATAACTTTTTCAACGGCGAAATTTTAAAAGTAACCGAAATGGTGAACAAGAAAGATTCTGTTTATTGGAAAAACAACAGGCCTATCCCCTTAACGGAAGATGAAAAAATCAACTACGTTAAAAAAGATAGTGTTGCAAAGTTAAAAGAATCCAAAAAATACCTCGATTCGTTAGAAAAAGACAATAACAAGTTCGGGATAGGCAAATTGTTATTACACGGTTACAGCATTAACGATAGATATGATAAAGAATATTGGTCGTTCGACCCTGTACTTAGGGCTATATTTTATAACACAGTGGAAGGCTTTGCCATTAAATACGGTGTTACTTACAGAAAGGAATTTGAAAACAGAAGATCTTATTCTATCCGCCCTGAACTGCGGTATGGTTTTGCCAACCAAAAACTTACCGGAAGCTTAACCGGAAGCTATTATTACAACCCACTTAAACGGGCCAGTGTAGGTGCATCATTCGGAAACGGAATCTTCGACCTGAACAACCTCGGCTCAATGACAACCCTGGGTAACTCAATCAACTCCCTGCTCTATGAGAAAAACTTCGCTAAGTTTTATGAGAAGAGTTTTGTTAACATCAATACCACCCGCGAGCTGGCTTCAGGATTACAGGGAAGTGTAAGCGTAGAGTATAGCAGAAACAAAACGTTGACTAATAACTCTACGTTTAAAATTATCGATGCCAAGGACAGGGAATTTACTTCAAACAATCCTTTCAGCCCGGCTGTAGAAACACCGCTTTTCCCCACCTATAATTCTTTAAGTGCAACAGCAAGTGTAACCTATACTTTCGGACAGAAATACATTACCCGTCCGGACGGCAAATTTTACACAGAATCAAAATTCCCTAAAATTACGGTATTATATAAAAAAGGATTTAATGGTGTATTAAACAGTGATGTTGATTATGATTTTGTAAAGCTTGAGGTTTCTCAGGACAGAATTGGATTAGGGTTATGGGGTTATACGTCATTTTTGGCAGGTGTAGGCAAGTTCCTGAACAACAAAAATATGTATTACCCTGATTTCAAACATTTTGCAGGTAATATTTCGACCATCTTCCCTCCTAATTTAAGGAAGTTTCAATATTTAGACTTTTATCAGTTTAGTACCAACCAGCAATATTTCGAAGCCCATTTAGAGCATAATTTTGCCGGTTTCTTTATGAACAAGATCCCTTTACTGCGTAAAGCTAAACTCGAAGAATTTATCGGTGGCGGTTATTTATCTTCACCTGAAAAAAGAAATTACAAAGAATTTTACTTTGGTATCCAACGCCTTGTATTAAGGGCCAGTTACGGTTTCGCTTATGATGGTGCCACCAAGTTAACGCAAGGATTTAGGATATCGTACGGTTTCTAG
- a CDS encoding Rieske (2Fe-2S) protein, translated as MMKYLYSILFVLVLSTGCGKDEGYIPDVPVNYNVTLTEFSIKAVNNVLVVPNIGVGGLLIVKTPLGTFAAFDRCSTVNPEKICKVAPDDSGVTATDPCSGAKFSLLDGSPQKAPAEKSLRAYNISLQGNTLLHVSN; from the coding sequence ATGATGAAATATTTATACAGCATATTATTTGTTCTGGTACTAAGCACAGGCTGCGGTAAAGATGAAGGTTACATCCCGGATGTGCCGGTAAACTATAATGTTACTTTAACCGAGTTTAGTATTAAAGCCGTAAATAATGTGCTGGTGGTGCCTAACATTGGCGTTGGTGGATTACTGATTGTTAAAACACCACTTGGTACTTTTGCGGCTTTTGATCGTTGCAGTACCGTAAATCCTGAGAAGATTTGCAAAGTAGCACCTGACGATAGCGGCGTAACCGCAACCGATCCCTGCTCTGGTGCGAAATTTTCGCTACTTGATGGTAGTCCACAAAAAGCACCTGCCGAAAAAAGCTTAAGGGCATATAATATTTCGTTACAGGGCAATACATTATTACACGTAAGCAATTAA
- a CDS encoding ABC transporter permease, which translates to MKKYNNLTATLALAKASFRSIMRSPSAVVFTLAFPLIFILVFGFLGGGGTHIDVGVTPGSDVNNPVMGMLEKTGMIRLVKNKSKADFDKLLEKGNVDAMIDVHRKVNSAAYSVNVVYTSASRDKGGILKSVLNNVFYDKTLKPTVAEIKESTITGREYKTIDFILPGQLGFSLLSTGVFGTAFVFLSLRQTLVIKRFFATPVRRSSIVIGECLARIGFALIGALFIILIGHFFFGFTLVHGALTVVNMLILATMGIIVFMGFGFIISGIAKNESMVPPISNIVTLPQFLLSGTFFSIEAFPSWLQPISRALPLTYLNDAMRKVAFEGVGLWDVKFQIMILLLWGLGIYAVAVKVFKWE; encoded by the coding sequence ATGAAAAAATATAACAACCTTACAGCAACCCTAGCCCTTGCCAAAGCGAGTTTCCGGTCGATTATGCGAAGTCCTTCGGCAGTGGTTTTCACCCTTGCTTTCCCTTTGATATTTATCTTGGTTTTTGGCTTTTTGGGCGGCGGTGGAACACATATTGATGTGGGAGTAACACCTGGCTCAGATGTAAATAACCCGGTAATGGGTATGCTTGAAAAAACAGGTATGATCCGCCTGGTTAAAAATAAATCAAAAGCCGATTTTGATAAACTGTTAGAAAAAGGCAATGTTGATGCAATGATTGATGTACACAGAAAAGTAAATTCTGCTGCTTATTCGGTTAATGTTGTATATACCTCGGCATCAAGAGATAAAGGCGGCATTTTAAAATCAGTTTTAAACAACGTATTTTATGATAAAACCTTAAAGCCAACCGTAGCAGAAATAAAAGAAAGTACTATAACTGGTCGTGAATATAAAACCATCGATTTTATCCTTCCAGGACAATTGGGTTTTTCATTGCTGAGCACAGGCGTTTTCGGAACAGCATTTGTTTTCTTAAGTCTGCGCCAAACTTTGGTAATTAAACGCTTTTTCGCTACACCCGTTAGGCGATCGAGTATTGTAATAGGCGAATGCCTTGCCCGTATTGGTTTTGCTTTAATAGGTGCTTTATTCATCATTTTAATCGGCCACTTCTTTTTTGGCTTTACACTCGTCCACGGGGCGCTCACGGTCGTCAATATGCTTATACTGGCCACAATGGGTATTATCGTTTTTATGGGCTTTGGCTTTATTATCTCGGGCATTGCCAAAAACGAGAGCATGGTACCTCCAATATCCAATATTGTAACTTTACCACAGTTTTTACTTTCGGGCACATTCTTTTCAATAGAGGCTTTTCCAAGCTGGTTACAACCGATAAGCAGGGCCTTGCCCCTTACCTATTTAAACGATGCCATGCGCAAAGTAGCTTTCGAAGGTGTAGGCTTATGGGATGTTAAATTCCAGATTATGATCCTTTTACTTTGGGGATTAGGCATTTATGCTGTAGCCGTGAAGGTATTTAAGTGGGAATAA